In the Engraulis encrasicolus isolate BLACKSEA-1 chromosome 9, IST_EnEncr_1.0, whole genome shotgun sequence genome, one interval contains:
- the myca gene encoding transcriptional regulator Myc-A isoform X1: MVNLRKVATMPLNSSLPSKNYDYEYDMVQPYFYFENDEDFYHQQQGQLQPPAPSEDIWKKFELLPTPPLSPSRRPSLSSLYPSGDHYPSTADQLEMVSEFLGDDVVNQSFICDADISKSIILQDCMWSSFSAAAKLEKVVSERLASLQAARREPSASDSSDSSISRLNANYLQDLNTSASECIDPSVVFPYPLAENPKPSKVTQLTILSMDTPPNSGSSSGSDSEDDDDEEDDDDEEDEEEEDEEEIDVVTVERRQAVRRSDSEPSSNLRQHSPLVLKRCHVSTHQHNYAAPPSTRHEQPAVKRLRLETVGAGNGSSNGGRSGRQAGGSRKCTSPRTSDSEDNDKRRTHNVLERQRRNELKMSFFALRDEIPEVANNEKAAKVVILKKATECIFSMQTDEQRLLSTKEQLKRKGEQLRLRLEHLRNSHI, encoded by the exons GTCGCCACCATGCCGCTAAATTCAAGTTTACCGAGTAAAAACTACGACTACGAGTACGACATGGTTCAGCCCTACTTCTATTTCGAAAACGACGAGGACTTTTATCACCAGCAGCAGGGACAACTTCAACCGCCAGCTCCCAGTGAGGACATTTGGAAGAAATTCGAACTGCTGCCCACTCCTCCTCTATCACCAAGCCGACGACCCTCGCTCTCCAGCCTGTACCCGTCAGGAGACCACTACCCTTCGACGGCAGACCAGCTAGAGATGGTATCCGAGTTTCTCGGCGACGACGTAGTAAACCAGAGTTTTATCTGTGACGCAGACATCTCCAAGTCCATCATTCTCCAGGACTGTATGTGGAGCAGTTTTTCTGCTGCTGCCAAGTTGGAGAAAGTGGTCTCCGAAAGACTTGCATCGCTCCAGGCTGCCAGGAGAGAACCTTCCGCCAGCGACAGTTCAGACAGCAGCATTAGTAGATTGAATGCGAACTATTTGCAAGACCTCAACACCTCTGCTTCGGAATGCATTGATCCTTCGGTGGTCTTCCCTTACCCACTGGCAGAAAATCCTAAGCCCAGCAAGGTGACACAGTTGACAATCCTGTCAATGGACACTCCTCCcaacagtggcagcagcagcggtagtgATTCAG aggatgatgacgatgaggaggatgatgatgatgaggaagacgaggaggaggaagatgaggaggagatcgACGTGGTGACGGTGGAGCGGCGACAGGCGGTGAGGCGGAGCGACTCTGAGCCCTCCTCGAACCTGCGGCAGCACAGCCCTCTGGTGCTCAAGCGCTGCCACGTCTCCACCCACCAACACAACTACGCCGCGCCACCCTCAACGCGCCACGAGCAGCCCGCCGTCAAGCGTCTGCGTCTGGAGACGGTCGGCGCCGGCAACGGCAGCAGCAACGGCGGCAGGTCAGGAAGGCAAGCGGGCGGCAGCCGCAAGTGCACGAGTCCACGGACATCAGACTCTGAGGATAACGACAAGCGCAGGACTCACAACGTGCTGGAACGCCAGCGACGTAATGAACTCAAGATGAGCTTTTTCGCCCTGCGGGACGAGATCCCAGAGGTGGCCAACAACGAGAAGGCGGCCAAGGTGGTGATCCTCAAGAAGGCCACAGAGTGCATCTTCAGCATGCAGACAGACGAGCAGCGGCTGCTCTCCACGAAGGAGCAGCTCAAGAGGAAAGGGGAACAGCTCAGACTTAGGCTTGAACACCTACGGAACTCTCACATATGA
- the myca gene encoding transcriptional regulator Myc-A isoform X2 produces MPLNSSLPSKNYDYEYDMVQPYFYFENDEDFYHQQQGQLQPPAPSEDIWKKFELLPTPPLSPSRRPSLSSLYPSGDHYPSTADQLEMVSEFLGDDVVNQSFICDADISKSIILQDCMWSSFSAAAKLEKVVSERLASLQAARREPSASDSSDSSISRLNANYLQDLNTSASECIDPSVVFPYPLAENPKPSKVTQLTILSMDTPPNSGSSSGSDSEDDDDEEDDDDEEDEEEEDEEEIDVVTVERRQAVRRSDSEPSSNLRQHSPLVLKRCHVSTHQHNYAAPPSTRHEQPAVKRLRLETVGAGNGSSNGGRSGRQAGGSRKCTSPRTSDSEDNDKRRTHNVLERQRRNELKMSFFALRDEIPEVANNEKAAKVVILKKATECIFSMQTDEQRLLSTKEQLKRKGEQLRLRLEHLRNSHI; encoded by the exons ATGCCGCTAAATTCAAGTTTACCGAGTAAAAACTACGACTACGAGTACGACATGGTTCAGCCCTACTTCTATTTCGAAAACGACGAGGACTTTTATCACCAGCAGCAGGGACAACTTCAACCGCCAGCTCCCAGTGAGGACATTTGGAAGAAATTCGAACTGCTGCCCACTCCTCCTCTATCACCAAGCCGACGACCCTCGCTCTCCAGCCTGTACCCGTCAGGAGACCACTACCCTTCGACGGCAGACCAGCTAGAGATGGTATCCGAGTTTCTCGGCGACGACGTAGTAAACCAGAGTTTTATCTGTGACGCAGACATCTCCAAGTCCATCATTCTCCAGGACTGTATGTGGAGCAGTTTTTCTGCTGCTGCCAAGTTGGAGAAAGTGGTCTCCGAAAGACTTGCATCGCTCCAGGCTGCCAGGAGAGAACCTTCCGCCAGCGACAGTTCAGACAGCAGCATTAGTAGATTGAATGCGAACTATTTGCAAGACCTCAACACCTCTGCTTCGGAATGCATTGATCCTTCGGTGGTCTTCCCTTACCCACTGGCAGAAAATCCTAAGCCCAGCAAGGTGACACAGTTGACAATCCTGTCAATGGACACTCCTCCcaacagtggcagcagcagcggtagtgATTCAG aggatgatgacgatgaggaggatgatgatgatgaggaagacgaggaggaggaagatgaggaggagatcgACGTGGTGACGGTGGAGCGGCGACAGGCGGTGAGGCGGAGCGACTCTGAGCCCTCCTCGAACCTGCGGCAGCACAGCCCTCTGGTGCTCAAGCGCTGCCACGTCTCCACCCACCAACACAACTACGCCGCGCCACCCTCAACGCGCCACGAGCAGCCCGCCGTCAAGCGTCTGCGTCTGGAGACGGTCGGCGCCGGCAACGGCAGCAGCAACGGCGGCAGGTCAGGAAGGCAAGCGGGCGGCAGCCGCAAGTGCACGAGTCCACGGACATCAGACTCTGAGGATAACGACAAGCGCAGGACTCACAACGTGCTGGAACGCCAGCGACGTAATGAACTCAAGATGAGCTTTTTCGCCCTGCGGGACGAGATCCCAGAGGTGGCCAACAACGAGAAGGCGGCCAAGGTGGTGATCCTCAAGAAGGCCACAGAGTGCATCTTCAGCATGCAGACAGACGAGCAGCGGCTGCTCTCCACGAAGGAGCAGCTCAAGAGGAAAGGGGAACAGCTCAGACTTAGGCTTGAACACCTACGGAACTCTCACATATGA